Within Oryzias melastigma strain HK-1 linkage group LG23, ASM292280v2, whole genome shotgun sequence, the genomic segment CTCCACCAGCTCCAGCATCTCCTCCAGCATCCGGCGCTCCACCGCCAGCTGCTCCTCCCCCTTCAGGTGGTCTGCACACAGCAGGTGAGCCGCTGAGGCTCAGGTAAGctcacacacgtgcacgcgTTCCTCACCGTCCACGGCCATCCGGTcccggagctgctgctgcaaccAGCTCTGCCGGTCCTCCAGCGCCAGCTCACGAGCGCTGAAACAGAACACAATCTTCATCCGGGTCCGGATCACCGGAACCGACGGAACCAACCTCACTACTCACAAAATCAGGAGTTCGGATTCGTATCGACTCAGAGAGTTCTTCTGCCGGACCAGCTGGAACCACTGCTGCATCAGAACCGGGTCGTCCAGATGATGGAGACCTGAGAACAGAAGAAACTTGTTCCAGTTCTGAACCTCCTGCAGTCTAAACAAACTCCTCATGGTTCTGATCCGTCATGTTCTGGTATGAGCTCAGAGCTCTGTTTGTGGTTGAACTTGTCTGGTCGTCTCCAGCGTTTTCCAGCATGTCTAAGGTACAATTAAAACCGATAGGGAGGGGCCAGTCCATGCGGCAACCAATGAGAGGGGACCACTGCCAAGTAGCTCCACCCCCAAGACTGAACTGATCGATCACCTGAACTGAACATGATGCTGACTCACTCAGAACAGGTGAATTCCCCTCCCAGGTGAGGCTGTATGATTAGCAGGTGACATGTGGGCGTGGCTTGTTGGTACCTGCTTCTCCTCTCAGAGCTTTCTCCACCTGCACTCCTCTCTCCTCCAGATGCCTCTGCGTCTCCTCCACCTGCTGCAGCTGTCTCTGGATCATCTGGAACAGGTGATGGTCACTCCTCTGGTCCTCACCTGCACTCACCTGCTCTCACCTGCTCTCACCTGTGCTCTGTGCAGTCTCCTCAACTGGTTCTTCCTGGCCTGTCTTCTGGTGGTTCTGTGGAGCCTCTGAGCGGTTTCCCCGTCCGGGTCCTCCtcttggttctggttctggaacAGGGTTTCTTTCACGCTCAGACTAGATGGTTCCTTTGCTGGAACCACAATCCCCACGATCTCTGTGAGACACGAGGAGCGTCCATCAGAGCTCCTGACTCTGTCTTCCACCTGTGGTTTCTGAAACAGCAGGTTCAGGTCAGTGtcctcagaaccagaacccgtAGAGAGGGTCAGATGTGAGCCCACCTGGAGAAGGTAAGATCTCCTGAAGGCCAGAGCGTGTGGAATGTAGTTCAGTGAAGAGACCTGAGGAGACAGGAGACGTTCACACTGACAGGAGGAACAGGTTCCTGTTCAGGTCCGGGTCCACTAATGGACCTGGGTCAGAACCGAAGCTCAGACTAAAAACCATCCATCTGAAGAATTGAGCTGCTGATGTGGTGAAGAGTCCAGAGCTCCGGGTCAGAGACAGAGAACAGGTCAGCTGGTACCTGCGGGTTCTGGTTCTCCTCGTGGTTCTGCACAGAAACTCTCTGGATTTCACTCATGAGGTCCAGCAGgtccagctgcagctgcaacCACAGAAGAACCGTCAGCGCCGGTCCAGCCGCGGTTCCGTGAGTGTGTGGTGTTCCTACATTGTTTCTGGGTTTCAGGGAACATCTCTGCAGCATCGTGGAGTCTAGACCCGACTCCTCCCCCGGGGCTTTGggagacaggaagtgacatcatttcatcatcagaacactaTCATGCCATCACAGTCATGGGCGGTTCCAGTACCTGCTCCTGTCCTGTGATTGGCTGCTCTCCTGCTTCTTTGTTGCTCCTTCGAGTTTCCCAAAAGAAGCGCCTTCCAAAGGGCTTTAGCCCCTCCCACGTCCCCCCAtccagggggaggagcctgtCCATGTTTTTTCAGGGGCGGGGGGCGGGTGCTTGGTGGGGGACTAGAATCTTCCTGAAAGCTTTTTCTGACTTTGTCACAGGAGGTGTCTCTGTCTGATTCAGGCCCCACCTCCTCTGGCTCCACCCCCCTTATCTGCAGGGGAGCAGCCTTTGAGTGTGGGGGGGCGGCAGCGATGTCATCAAAGGAACCCCAGCCCCTGGCGCAGAGTGAGAGCTCAACTCCCATGATCCCTTGCTCAGAAGCACAATCCGGGGTGGAGAAAAAGGAGGCCGTGGAGGGAGTGTCTATGGTGGGCGGAGTCTCAAAGAAGACAGTAGAGGAAGTGCAGCCTTTCTGTTGGGTGGGGGTGGAGTCAGCATCCGCATGTTCCTCAAGACAAAGCTCCTCCTCTAAAGGGGGAGGGGCATGCTGAAAGTCGTGGCGACCCCAGAAAAGATCATGATAATCAGTGACTCACCTTCACTCCACTCCGCCCCCCTGTtaccttcatcctcctcctcctcgccgtGCGGCTCCTCCCTCCATAGCTCTTTGGGGGAGGTGCCTCTGTTTAGCCCCGCCTCCAGCGCTACGCTGAAGTAGAGAAGCAGGTCAAGAAGGTTGCAGAATGAGGCTCAGATTAAAGGTCCGAGCTCcttgttttgacatttgttttccaACAGGAAGTTAGACGTGAAGCAggagactttcaaaataaaagacctgcCGGTCTCATTCAGACAATTCgacaaaataaagttcagtttCCTGACGCTATCTCTGTTCGAAACcccacctggactctgacctgCCCCAGAACTGGATGGCGTGGTCCAGGCCCAGGTTGACGTGATTCAGAACCTCCTCAGAAACTTCTTCAGGCTCCTCCCGGAGCTCCGCCTCCAAGCTGCGCCGGCGGTTTTCCAGCTGGATCCTCTCAGGTGTTGCTGCCGTCAtggaagcagctgcagccacagcAGAGCCgccgcacacagacacacacagacacacacacacactgaagcCCACAGTGGATCCAGGTGAGGAGCATGCTCAGTGCCAACGCTCGCCAAGACTGAATCCACGCCACACTCACCTGAGGACCGCCGCCGCCCGCCGGACAACGCAGAGTCTGACAGGAGTGGACCAGAACTCTGAGAAGTCTGAGAGACAAAACGTCCTCTCAGATCAGAGACTTCAGAGACACCACCCCCACGATCACCTGAGAAACACCTGGTCAACAAGCTGACCCCGAATCTCTTACCATGGAAGTCCTATGTGAAGACGAGGAAggtctcctcttcctcactgcTGCAGAACCGAGACAGTCAGGATGAAGGAGACAGAAGAACCTCCctgagagagacagacagaaagagagagagagagacagagagaaagagagacagacagaaagagagagagagagagagagaaagagagacagacagacagagagagagagacaNNNNNNNNNNNNNNNNNNNNNNNNNNNNNNNNNNNNNNNNNNNNNNNNNNNNNAGAGAGATGATCCTCCAGTCTCAAAGTTAGAAATATCCTTCTCCAGGTCGGAGATGACTttcagagagacagagagaaagagagagagacagaaagagagacagacagacagacagagagagagagacagacagaaagagtgacagaaagagagagacagacagaaagagagagagagacagacagaaagagagagagagagacagacagaaagagagagagagagacaaacagaaagagagacagacagaaagagagagagacagaaagagagacagaaagagagagagagagacagacagacttCAGAAGGTCTCCCCTCCATGTTCATGAAGGTCTGGAGGATTTTCCTGATGAAGACACTGACCTCTGTGCTGATCGAAGGTGTAGGATGGCGGTCTGAGGGCGGAGCCACAGGAGTGACAGGTGAAGCAGCTGCGGTGGAAGAACAGCCCCTCCGCCGTCAGACGCTCGATGACGTACAGACGCTCTTTGCAGAAGAAGCAAGTGAGGCTGCAAGACTGCagacagaacacaaacactctGAAGTCCCAGAGAGCAGCGGGTCGCTGATCCTGTTCGGTCCGGTTCTGGTCAGACCCACTTCCGGCTCACCTGTTCATTGTCAGTGGTCTGCTCAGCCAATGAGCTCCCTTCCTGAGAACACACCTGAACACAGAAATAGCACAGCTTTACCACAGACCTCGAGccgaggatgatgggaaatgcagtttttattctTCCACAACAGAACCTCCAGAACCAGAATTCAGGGGTCACTGAGCTGATGGGAGGAGCTTCATCAGAATACATGcctggttctgatggttctgttgTTACATTCAgtccaagaagaagaaagatggtgatgatgtcatattaagtggggggaggggcttccAGCAGGACTGAGCTGGAACTGATCCTAGACCAGCTtcaatgcccccccccccggcACACACCTGTACCTGCTGGCTCCTGCTGGCGGCGCTCTGACCCCGGATCCTCTCCCTGAAGCGGAAGCTCAGCTGCTCCTGCTGGAGGGTCCGTTTCCTCTGACAGAGACAGGAAGAGGGTCAGACCAGACCCGACCCACAGTTCTGATCATACAGAGGCTGGTTCTGAACCCATATGTTCTAAACCACGCCCACTTCTACTGTCTCCATGGAAATGATCCTCATCATTTACGCAAATGATGACGAGGATGAAGATCCGGACATCttggttctgttctggttctgtcatTGATGGATGTTAACACCTGTTCTgatcctgaagctccgcccacatccCACCTTACCAATGAACACATCTAAGCAAAGTAACTAGAGGTTGGATTCCTGGTTCAGGCGCGTTACCGGTTTCCATGACAACTTCTGTGGAGCTGGTGGACAGTCTGCAGACTCTGGAGGGGACAGCGGCGCCGCCTGCTGATCAACACAAGAACAAGCgggaaaataaatatgattGATCTGCTTTATGGGGGCGTGGTCACTCAACCTGCACATGAAACCTGTGAAtgaccccccccaccaccaccaccagagCACAGGAATAAACGGCACCTACCtgccctgcagcagcagcagcgcagATGGCCACGCCCTCGTCCAGCTTTGCCTGCAGTTGATTGGCCATCAGACGGACTCTAGAACCTTCGGTTCCACCTGGATACCTTTCACCTCCATCACTGCTGGCCTGCAGGACACAAACCACGCTTCACCATCACTGCCCTCTCATCACGTTCTCGACGTCTTCAGCTCCTGCGAGTCATCCAGCTCTTAGATTTGGTAAAAGAGCGGGTTCTGAAAGAGTTCTGCTTTCTGTTTAGGTTCTGTGGAAAAGCAGTAATGAAGCAGCACTCACCTGTGGCTCCTTGCTCagctgactcctcctcctcttgtcCAGATGGTCACTGAGCTCCTGCAGAGATGAAGGTGGGCGGTTCCTCAAAGCGCACAGACACAAAGCACAGGTGTGAAAAAGCCAGTCCTACCTTTGGAGTTCTCTTTCTGGAAGTTTGGGTTCCTAACCTGCTGAGAAGCGATGCTGGAACCACAAAAGCTGCTCTCAGGTCAGCGCTCTGACTGAAGGAATCTGAGCGGAACACAAAAGAACCTGTTCTGCAATTGTGTTTGTCTTCTGTTGGTGTCCTGATGATGTTCTGATGATGTTCTGATGATGTTCTGTTGGTGTTCTGATGATGTTCTGATGATGTTCTGTTGGTGTTCTGATGATGTTCTGATGATGTTCTGATGATGTTCTGTTGGTGTTCTGTTGGTGTTCTGTTGGTGTTCTGATGATGTTCTGTTGGTGTTCTGTTGGTGTTCTGATGATGTTCTGATGATGTTCTGATGGTGTTCTGTTGGTGTTCTGATGATGTTCTGTTGGTGTTCTGATGATGTTCTGTTGGTGTTCTGTTGGTGTTCTGATGANNNNNNNNNNNNNNNNNNNNNNNNNNNNNNNNNNNNNNNNNNNNNNNNNNNNNNNNNNNNNNNNNNNNNNNNNNNNNNNNNNNNNNNNNNNNNNNNNNNNNNNNNNNNNNNNNNNNNNNNNNNNNNNNNNNNNNNNNNNNNNNNNNNNNNNNNNNNNNNNNNNNNNNNNNNNNNNNNNNNNNNNNNNNNNNNNNNNNNNNNNNNNNNNNNNNNNNNNNNNNNNNNNNNNNNNNNNNNNNNNNNNNNNNNNNNNNNNNNNNNNNNNNNNNNNNNNNNNNNNNNNNNNNNNNNNNNNNNNNNNNNNNNNNNNNNNNNNNNNNNNNNNNNNNNNNNNNNNNNNNNNNNNNNNNNNNNNNNNNNNNNNNNNNNNNNNNNNNNNNNNNNNNNNNNNNNNNNNNNNNNNNNNNNNNNNNNNNNNNNNNNNNNNNNNNNNNNNNNNNNNNNNNNNNNNNNNNNNNNNNNNNNNNNNNNNNNNNNNNNNNNNNNNNNNNNNNNNNNNNNNNNNNNNNNNNNNNNNNNNNNNNNNNNNNNNNNNNNNNNNNNNNNNNNNNNNNNNNNNNNNNNNNNNNNNNNNNNNNNNNNNNNNNNNNNNNNNNNNNNNNNNNNNNNNNNNNNNNNNNNNNNNNNNNNNNNNNNNNNNNNNNNNNNNNNNNNNNNNNNNNNNNNNNNNNNNNNNNNNNNNNNNNNNNNNNNNNNNNNNNNNNNNNNNNNNNNNNNNNNNNNNNNNNNNNNNNNNNNNNNNNNNNNNNNNNNNNNNNNNNNNNNNNNNNNNNNNNNNNNNNNNNNNNNNNNNNNNNNNNNNNNNNNNNNNNNNNNNNNNNNNNNNNNNNNNNNNNNNNNNNNNNNNNNNNNNNNNNNNNNNNNNNNNNNNNNNNNNNNNNNNNNNNNNNNNNNNNNNNNNNNNNNNNNNNNNNNNNNNNNNNNNNNNNNNNNNNNNNNNNNNNNNNNNNNNNNNNNNNNNNNNNNNNNNNNNNNNNNNNNNNNNNNNNNNNNNNNNNNNNNNNNNNNNNNNNNNNNNNNNNNNNNNNNNNNNNNNNNNNNNNNNNNNNNNNNNNNNNNNNNNNNNNNNNNNNNNNNNNNNNNNNNNNNNNNNNNNNNNNNNNNNNNNNNNNNNNNNNNNNNNNNNNNNNNNNNNNNNNNNNNNNNNNNNNNNNNNNNNNNNNNNNNNNNNNNNNNNNNNNNNNNNNNNNNNNNNNNNNNNNNNNNNNNNNNNNNNNNNNNNNNNNNNNNNNNNNNNNNNNNNNNNNNNNNNNNNNNNNNNNNNNNNNNNNNNNNNNNNNNNNNNNNNNNNNNNNNNNNNNNNNNNNNNNNNNGGGGTCGGGGAGGGTGTTATCATGCTGACTGTGGAGGGGTGGGATTGCTGGTGTGGGCGGAGCATGCACTCTAATGACAACATAAGTGGCAAAATactttcagatttttctccAAGCACCAGAAGTcacctgattggttgacagtcGATAAAGAAAACGTAGTCACTAAAGGGGAGGGGGGAAGGGTCATTAAAGTCTCTAAATACTGTGTAGTATTTAGAGACTGACTTCAATCAAGCCTTCATCCAGAGTTTGAGAAGGATCCAAAAAGactaaaaagttcagttttagaAACTCCTGCGACAGCGGAACATCTCAGAGCCTCTCGGAGGGGGAGGGGCTCCTTACATCCGGTCAGGACGGTATCGGTGGAGAAGAGCACACAGGGCGAGGCCATCCTTCCAGGACCGGGTCAGGTCGCTGACGGAAACACCACGGTAACCATGAGTCTGTTCCTGAAACCAGGTCAGCAGCTGATTGGACGCGGAGGTCTCTGAAGAGAGGAGGGCGTGTCAGTGCTGCCCCCGCCTCTGACAACAACCCCCCAACACAGAAAAGACCTTTCACCTTCCTGAAGCAATGTGGGGGTTGGTAGCCCTGTGATGTCGTATGGGTTTGTGtttggctccgcctcctcgcCTTTGTCCACCAGGTGTCTCACCTGCAGAGAAAATCCTATCATGATTGGTGGAAGAAACTTTCAGTTCTCCAACATTTGGGACACAGAGATGACACGTACCTGTGCAGGTGTGACCAACGAGCTGGTGTTCAAGTACCTGGTGGTTGGATCCACAGAGAACATGCTGATGTTCTTCTGCATGTTCTCTGGAGTGGTTTGTGGGAGGAGCCTATACAAACTCTCTCTGCAGAACATATGGACCACAGGTCAGGCTTGTGAGGAGTGGGAGGTGCCCCCTGCCCTCTAGGTGTGTCCTCACCTCTCTGCCAGTACCTCCAGGGGAGCGCCACCTTGAGCCCACCTTTGTATCATCCAGGCTGAATCCAGAGCTGCCAGAAACCCTCGAGCGACGCCAGTGCCCATGGGCCAGAAGGGCTGCCGAGAGAGCATCGGGAGGTCATCGGAGGTCATCGGGAGGTCATCAGGAGGTCATCAGGAGGTTATTGGGAGTCTAATGGTATCCTCCTTAGTCCTGAAGCCATTGCTCCTCTAAGTTTGTCTATTAAAGTCCAGGTTGAGGTCTGGGGGTACCACAGAAACCCAGAACTGAAAATGTTCTAATCCGGTTCCACTCATCCAGATTGACCATCAGTCTAAAGAAAGAGTTTTGGTCCTGATCACCTTCTAACCTGCAGGTTCACTTGGccctcctctgcctcctcccCACACATCACCTGTCTTACCTCCAGCAGGCTGTCTCCCACCAGAGCGACCAGCAGCTGGTGTCCGTGGCGCTGGCGGATCATGGCGGCGTTTTCTGAGGCATACATGCAGGTGAAGTCAAACATGGCCACATCCGGCTGGCCGTAGTGGTTCATGGCGAAGTCCAAATCCGGCAGCTGGTGATTGGTGGAGAAGCTTGCAGCCTCTCGGGCGTACGCCTGCAAAGCATCATGGTCTACGTTTTCCCGAGAGAGAAGCTGCTCCGTGTCCGCAAAGTCCTGTGAGACAGAAAAACGAGAACTTCATCCCAACCGCTGTTCGTCTGTGACCACAGGAGCTACAACACCTGGAGGGGGATCTGACAAAGGCCAGATCATCATCGGACCTTTGTCTTCTCTGAACCAAGAACCCTAAACCTTTCCCGTCATCAGTGGATCCTCCTTCCTTTACCTGTCCGCAGCTCAGGGACCAGAGCCAGCATCTCAGTCATGAGACTGAGGTCTCATGTCCTGATGGTCAGTGCTACCTGCATACCTGCAGAATGACTCCTTTGTCCAGCAGGCTCTGCTTCTTCGCCGTCATTACAAAGTAGTGAGTGTCGTCTTTGTAGTACACAATGTTCTCCAGGTCGATCCCTGAAACGGGTCAGCAAGTTAGAGGAGATCTGAACAGACGGTTCTGGAGGAGGTGAGGACTGACCCgtgtcctcctgcagctcctggaaGAACCTTTGGTTGAATATGAAGGCCACGCCACTGATCTCCTCCACCTTGGCCTCTGCTGAAGTGTTCCTGTTCTTGAAGTTTGCTGTGATTGCAATGGCCAGCTTCCCCCTGAACTCTTTCCTTCTGAAACCTGCCCAAAGAAATATCCACAGGTTCATCCACAGGCTCATTTGTGTAGGGAGGGATCCCCTCCTGGAGAACTCTCTGGGAAAAGCTGCTCTCTAAGGTCTTAGTGGATGACAGCACGACTCATAGTCCAggttggttcattttgaacaatccgattTGCTGATTTAGCTGTTACATCCCACAATATTGTACATCCAGGTTGTGTCCCagcacaacacaaaaaacagtttattaatgacAACTGGGATCCGGACGAGTCTGGAACGTTCCCTAAAGACCAGATCTTCATTGCTTTAAAGAGGCCAACAGTTCTGATAGTTCAACCCTTCAAATGACTCTCCACATGTACTCCAAAAGTACTTGAAGTATTATtattaagtatacttgagtatCAATATAGTAAGTCTACTACAGACCACGTACGTGTTGTGTGGGAAGTATActgactgaatacttcttcagactaaatcgGAACAAGTTTACTATATagatagtatataaaaagtaacCTGCTTCACTTTAAGCATGGACTAAGTATTCATGTAGTACATTTACTACTTTAGCCAAGGGTTTCCTTTAAAGACCCCCCCACCACTGATGCAGGACCCGGTCTCAGACTGGACAGACCCCCATCAGCCAGTGTAGTTTCCAGCTGGGTTTCGGTTCTGGTCTCGAATTCTTGTATAAGTGCCCCCCTCCTTCCCCCTCCCACCCCACTTATGGGTCAGACATTTGACTGATGCTGCAATCAGGTGAGTCTCAGGTGTAGGCGTCTCACCCGGCAGTGTGTTCCTGCGCCCGTCTGCCCCAATGATGACATCAAACTCCAGCTGACTGAGTGGGTGGTTCTTTGGATTCACCTCCATCCTCCAGCCTCTCCCTGGACAGGTAAACAGAACAGTCAGAAACGGAGCTACAGGTTCTCCCGTTTCAGCCAGTTCTCTGCTCTGGTCCATGGAGCTTCGTCTCACTTCAGTAACAGCTAACTTCATCATTCACTGATGCAGAAACCAGCTGTTGGTCGTGAAGGGCAGGAAGTAGTTTCTCTACACTGAGCTCTTCTGAACCTCCTGGAACCCCTACTGGGTTTCTCCTCAGCCTTACTCTGTTGGAGCTGCTCCTCCGGAGGCTCCAGCAGCTGCTTGAACTCCACGTTCACGTGGACTTCAGCTCCTAGCATCAGCACCACCTTCAGTAGGACCAGCTGGAGCTGACGAATACCTGCCACAGGAGACAGGACACTGAGGGGCATTCTGGTCTGAGGAGCGGGACCGGCGGGTCCATACTCACTTATGTGGTCGATGGATCCTGCACAGAACTTCCCGTAGAACTTTTTGGCCCCGAGTCCCCGCAGGTCGTGGATGGTGAAGGGCCACAGGTGGAGCACGTTGTTCCTGGAGAATGAGTCCCTCTTCTCCAGCACAACCACTCGTGCGCCCATGAAGCACAGCTCCACCGCCAACCTCAGACCACAGGGCCCCGCCCCGATGATCACACACTTACCAGTCAGAGGGAACAAgagctgaccaatcagaaagcTGTTTCTGCCCTTA encodes:
- the LOC112155189 gene encoding protein-methionine sulfoxide oxidase mical3b (The sequence of the model RefSeq protein was modified relative to this genomic sequence to represent the inferred CDS: added 197 bases not found in genome assembly) — encoded protein: MGDKSYPECRSQELFDEFVSASTCKAVLQCFSQLCEHLQLDSSAPQRPLYQPLKQRLNYWRANALWAKLDRRAAQPEYRRARACSHMTCVIIGAGPCGLRLAVELCFMGARVVVLEKRDSFSRNNVLHLWPFTIHDLRGLGAKKFYGKFCAGSIDHISIRQLQLVLLKVVLMLGAEVHVNVEFKQLLEPPEEQLQQRRGWRMEVNPKNHPLSQLEFDVIIGADGRRNTLPGFRRKEFRGKLAIAITANFKNRNTSAEAKVEEISGVAFIFNQRFFQELQEDTGIDLENIVYYKDDTHYFVMTAKKQSLLDKGVILQDFADTEQLLSRENVDHDALQAYAREAASFSTNHQLPDLDFAMNHYGQPDVAMFDFTCMYASENAAMIRQRHGHQLLVALVGDSLLEPFWPMGTGVARGFLAALDSAWMIQRWAQGGAPLEVLAERESLYRLLPQTTPENMQKNISMFSVDPTTRYLNTSSLVTPAQVRHLVDKGEEAEPNTNPYDITGLPTPTLLQEETSASNQLLTWFQEQTHGYRGVSVSDLTRSWKDGLALCALLHRYRPDRIDFQSLVSSKVEENIRLAFDVAEEEFGIPPLLTVEEMASVEEPDSLSMVMYLSQFHQLLKHSAPPTDSFSQSADLRAAFVVPASLLSRLGTQTSRKRTPKELSDHLDKRRRSQLSKEPQASSDGGERYPGGTEGSRVRLMANQLQAKLDEGVAICAAAAAGQQAAPLSPPESADCPPAPQKLSWKPRKRTLQQEQLSFRFRERIRGQSAASRSQQVCSQEGSSLAEQTTDNEQSCSLTCFFCKERLYVIERLTAEGLFFHRSCFTCHSCGSALRPPSYTFDQHRGRFFCLLHPDCLGSAAVRKRRPSSSSHRTSMTSQSSGPLLSDSALSGGRRRSSAASMTAATPERIQLENRRRSLEAELREEPEEVSEEVLNHVNLGLDHAIQFWGRSESSVALEAGLNRGTSPKELWREEPHGEEEEDEGNRGAEWSEEEELCLEEHADADSTPTQQKGCTSSTVFFETPPTIDTPSTASFFSTPDCASEQGIMGVELSLCARGWGSFDDIAAAPPHSKAAPLQIRGVEPEEVGPESDRDTSCDKVRKSFQEDSSPPPSTRPPPLKKHGQAPPPGWGDVGGAKALWKALLLGNSKEQQRSRRAANHRTGAAPGEESGLDSTMLQRCSLKPRNNVGTPHTHGTAAGPALTVLLWLQLQLDLLDLMSEIQRVSVQNHEENQNPQVSSLNYIPHALAFRRSYLLQKPQVEDRVRSSDGRSSCLTEIVGIVVPAKEPSSLSVKETLFQNQNQEEDPDGETAQRLHRTTRRQARKNQLRRLHRAQMIQRQLQQVEETQRHLEERGVQVEKALRGEAGLHHLDDPVLMQQWFQLVRQKNSLSRYESELLIFARELALEDRQSWLQQQLRDRMAVDDHLKGEEQLAVERRMLEEMLELVEQRNALVSLLEEQRLQERQEDLDLERTMVTGGPGPYWTWTS